In methanogenic archaeon ISO4-H5, the following are encoded in one genomic region:
- a CDS encoding ATPase — MRMRPMSLFESGDSNGSVSLESLFDGHHDISGKSKHTLSDIAYLTIRGGWPRSVRIDREYAQDVVMNYYNATIGIDVFKVDGKKKNIEAVDRLMRSYARNVSTMASMKSIIQDVISSDRLVSQTTVEEYIDSLTRLFIIEDVPAWSHNVRSKTAIRATPKRHLVDPSLAAAALGLDGRRLMSDMKTFGFFFESLCVRDLRVYAEPLGGKVRHYHDSNDLEVDTIVELRDGRWGAIEVKMGAGDIPEGESNLLRLRDLVVENGGREPSFMMVLISTGYVSVTDNGVLVVPIGCLGP; from the coding sequence ATGCGTATGCGTCCGATGTCACTATTCGAATCAGGAGACTCGAACGGTTCCGTATCCCTCGAGTCACTCTTCGATGGCCATCACGACATTTCAGGGAAATCCAAGCATACACTGTCCGACATAGCGTATCTGACAATCAGAGGCGGTTGGCCGAGAAGTGTGCGGATAGACCGTGAGTATGCTCAGGATGTGGTCATGAACTACTATAACGCCACAATCGGGATTGATGTGTTCAAAGTTGACGGCAAGAAGAAGAACATAGAGGCGGTGGATCGGCTGATGCGTTCCTACGCCAGGAACGTCTCTACCATGGCATCCATGAAATCGATCATCCAGGATGTTATTTCCAGCGATCGTTTGGTATCCCAGACCACCGTCGAGGAATACATCGATTCGCTCACCAGACTGTTCATCATCGAAGATGTGCCCGCATGGTCGCATAATGTAAGATCGAAGACAGCGATAAGGGCCACCCCTAAGAGACATCTGGTGGACCCATCCCTCGCCGCAGCCGCTCTCGGCCTTGACGGCAGGAGACTGATGTCCGATATGAAGACCTTCGGATTCTTCTTCGAATCCCTCTGCGTAAGGGATCTCAGGGTCTACGCGGAACCTCTCGGAGGTAAAGTCAGACATTATCATGACTCCAACGATCTAGAGGTGGATACCATTGTGGAGCTCCGTGACGGCAGATGGGGTGCGATAGAGGTGAAGATGGGGGCAGGAGACATCCCTGAAGGGGAAAGCAACCTCCTCAGACTGCGGGACCTCGTGGTAGAAAACGGCGGCAGGGAACCGTCCTTCATGATGGTGTTGATCTCTACCGGATACGTATCCGTGACTGACAACGGTGTTCTGGTCGTGCCGATAGGATGTCTCGGTCCCTGA